A segment of the Lolium perenne isolate Kyuss_39 chromosome 3, Kyuss_2.0, whole genome shotgun sequence genome:
GGAGGGGGTACTGGGACAATATCCATCGCCATTGCATGCGGATCACCTACCACACTGCCGATCGGAGGCTGTGTTAGATCATCTTTCTCTTGGTTGAATTCAAGTCCCCTCTTCGCCCCAGAGAAGTTGTTTTCGCTAGCAGGCAGATCAATGTCTTTGTCTTTCACAGGACTTATAGCCGTATCTTGTAGATCAGAACCACCACTACCATCAGCATTGTTCATTGCGTTAAACCTCCATCTTATGTTTGCATCACGGCCATACAGGCCCCTCCCTCTACCAGATGGATCACGTCCACGACCACTACCAAAACCTCTGCCACCAGCCGTAAACCTTCCTTTCCACGTATCAAAGTCCGCCTTGATGAAATCCCCCCACTTGAGCTTCGATTCATCATGTTCCCCCGTACCACACTCGGTATGGATGTGACCAAGGAGGCCACAGAAACCACAAAACCTGGGTATCTTCTCATATTTCACTGCATAGAACTCCCGCTGTTTCTCCCGAGAAATAGTTACCACTCCAGCCAAAGGTAGGCGAACCCTAACTCGGACAAAATTCCCAATCCCTTGCACATTGAGTTCGACAGAGATGCACTTGCCAACCTTCTTCTCCACCAAGTTCTTGATAAGGGATTCGCTCCTGTAACCTATTGGGAGTTTATGAATTTGAATCCATACGTTAATAAAATTCAGATCAACTGATTCCGTTGGAGCCAAACCATCATACGCCTCAATCGATACGGCATTCTGACGAAACAGCCACGGACCCCCTTGTTCTACCTTTATCCAATCACCTAGGCAAGAACATTGCACAAAAAATAGCTTGTCTTCTAATGGAGTGAATATGATCTCCTGGGCCGGGCTCCAAGCCACACACATGTGTTGTTCAAAGGTCTGGGGGCTAAAACTATTTGCCGTATGGATCCTGGCTAAAGCCGTCCACTTCATACCTTGTTTTGGAACATCTTCCTCATCCTCGAACACGAGATCATCAATCTCGTCCTCGTCTATCCCGAGCCGCATCGACATATCATTCAGATTGTTGTCCTTCTTCTTCGACCCTGACCCGCTGGCCGGATCCGTAGTACTCGCCTAAGGGGACGCCATGCTCCTCCGCCAAGGTCCAGACGGGCCCCAGGGGATCGCGCCTAGGTCGATGGAGGGAAAGAAGACTTCTGCTCTAGCTTCAACTATAATCTGCTCAATAGCAGACAGACCCATAAAACGATGTTCAGCCTCGATTCTTTCTTTAGCACCTCTCTCGCCCCATTTCCCATTTCTTTGGTAAAAACACTTGTAATTCTTGAAACTGGTAAGATTATGAACGACATTTCTATCGGTTCTGTCCTCATTCAGGAAACCAGAATCTGAGTGTCATTAACCAGAATTTTGGGAGAGACTGATGCGCCTTCCTAGAATTTATGGGGTTGACATAGACAACACCATTAATATGAGAGATgcacatgttaagcttcatgcactagccacttgaaccaaaagtccgaactgatggaaagggctaggcaatccacatatacacttcacaacagcaCAGAGCATCCATATTCCCCATATATTGCACAGCAAATTTGTAGTAAAATCTAACTTGATCGTTGCAATGTTGTCCTCAATATGACTAGAATCATTCGAATTGTTTCACTTAGTTTTGTGCAGCGTAGGAGTATGGCTTAAGCAAATACACAAACTATACGCCATAGTCTGGATGACATATTATGGGAAGGACCAGCTTTCTGATGTATCTAGCTAACAACATCAACTGACTCACATCCATTCTCAATAGAAGTTTTCACTGCATCCACCACAATCTGTGTCTTTCGGGTGATGGCCATCCACTTCCCCTCAGGCTTGCCACCGGCATCTCTGATGTTTCTCACCAGCCTACAGAACTCCTGGACCATCAGGGCCTCCTGTGGTAGGTCCGTCGTGACAACATGCTTGCTTGGATGTGGAACCCATTCAGTAGCGAGTTCGTTGACGTCCGTCTTGGAGTCTACACTGAATGGACCAGACTTTTCATTGTACGGGATGAGGAGGTCGGTAACATGAATAGTACCATTTGTGCCAACGACGGTCATGTCCATGGTAAGGTTGGTAAGGAAAGAACAGTGGAAGGTGGCGACCTTTCCATCCTCCCAGTAGAGCGATGCACCACAAGCAAGGAGCACACCAGCTTGGTTCTTAACAGGGTAACGGTGAGCAATCACATTCTTGGGCAGCTCATAGTCGACTGCCCACAAGATTGCGCGGATGCAGTACCACCCAATATCACCAAGTGCACCCAGGGCATCAAGGTCTGGCTTTACCCTGATGTCATTCTGAAGGAAATCTTCGTCTGCTCGAAAGCTGACAATGCTGTTTACCTGAAGTAACATAAGAAAAAAAAAAGTATTTGCTTTCAAGGTTAAACTCTGGCAAATGTATAGGTGTCCAAAGTTAGTGGACACCAATATTTTTGAGGTTATATCAAGAAATAGATCGTCACACGGTAGTGGCAGAACACTTGACGCACGCAGAATGTGACTAGATCATCTCTTAAGTATTTCAGAATCCATATATGTGCCATTAGTTCATGTTACTACAGCCATTTCTGAGTCTGATTTCTAATGATCCGAAAATTTCTCACAAGAAGAAACCAAGATTTTTTTTTCTCGAACACAAAAACCAAGAATGGCATCACCGTTGCTATATATATGTGCATTATGATATGGTTTCTAGTAGAGTTATAACTTACAAAACCAGATACATGTGCATTATGAGAGTTAAATTTGGCATTACATGTTAAACAGCAACGGTTTGACAAGATAACCACATTTCCACTATTCCATTCTATTCTCCTTTCCCAACTCATACATTCCACTGAAAATAAAAGTCAACCTCAGTTTTAACTTTTAATTCCAGTTTCAACATTTCCAGCTGTATCAGCATGTTATATCTAAGCCCAAAGCTGTACAACCTTACCGAGTTAAACCCCTTCCCTTCTAGTAGAAGTCACCAATTTATTGCTCACACAACAAACATGAACATATGTTTATGCTTTGTTAATTTATTTATATCAATATGCTGATCTATCTTTAAGAGTTCTATGTACTTGTTTGGTTGCCATCAGTGTTGCAATGACCAGTGTACATGTGGAACAAGCAATTACAAAGACCATCAAAGCGTCATGTTTACTGTTTGCCTGATTGATACCTACCAACCCCAACTGAAAACAAAGGCCCCCTCACAGCGAGTTAAGTTCTGTCTTCTGTGCGGCAATGTACTTTTCCCGAGCAACCTGTggtgaagtttttttttttttttggcagaaATTCAATTCCCAACTGATGAGTGGTAATCACCTATTCACCATTGCCGGGTGCCAGTCTTCTAACATTAGGATTGGAAAGATCAGAGACAAATTAGCAAAGAATGTAGACAAGTGAGAGATAAAAAAATGTTGACATATTTTTAGTGTCGTTTAGCATTGAATGTAGTTGCCGCATTGTATGCACAAAACCATATCAGGTGTTAATGCAATCTGACCAGAGGGCTCAAGGGTATATTCAGGCAATCTGGCTTTTATCAGGGTTCTAACATGAGATTTTATTTGGAGTGTTGTGGCACCCctaaaatttcaatttcaaactCGAAATGTGTGGGTAAATAAAAAAGGATGCCTTTGCTTCGGCCTTTTTTCTCACTCTTACATTCCCCTTTAGATTTTACTTCTCCGAACTTTCCCTTTTCCGGTTACTGTTAGGGCATTTAGTACTGAATTGTATTTGACATTCAAAACTGAGTAAGATGAAAAGTACATGTTAAATAGTTTTAGGCATTTAGGCATTGATTTGGCGCCTCAAATTACCAGGGTACATTGCACCTCATGCCTTGCCAAATGCATTGGTACCAAGACAACAAAGTCATGTTTCTAGATGGATGCTGCCATACCTGACTAAATGAGAATAGTATGATCCACAAAAACTACAATAATGTAGATTTCGGGAGGT
Coding sequences within it:
- the LOC127342419 gene encoding uncharacterized oxidoreductase At4g09670, whose protein sequence is MSSAAAPEEPPRPVRFGIMGCASIARKLARAMLLVAPTAEVAAIASRSGDKARLFAADNGLPAGTRLHGSYEALLEDPEIDAIYLPLPTSLHLKWATAAAARGKHLLLEKPTALCAADLDSILAACEASRVQFMDCTMWMHNLRTAKMRQLVADQSTIGDVRIVNSIVSFRADEDFLQNDIRVKPDLDALGALGDIGWYCIRAILWAVDYELPKNVIAHRYPVKNQAGVLLACGASLYWEDGKVATFHCSFLTNLTMDMTVVGTNGTIHVTDLLIPYNEKSGPFSVDSKTDVNELATEWVPHPSKHVVTTDLPQEALMVQEFCRLVRNIRDAGGKPEGKWMAITRKTQIVVDAVKTSIENGCESVDVVS